A region from the Nostoc sp. HK-01 genome encodes:
- a CDS encoding transposase: MDVELQILKHLPRDAQPTVAIIDEYCAEYKDQFKEVRNYECFKYLHLGIISPIKRKSLPEIAKVVSINSAQSLHHFIAYSDWSAQELKSRRLNKLKKALNGHAITVVIDETGDRKKGKKTDYVARQYLGSVGKIDNGIVSVNAYGVYENITFPLSFKVFKPKGTLKEGDKYKTKIELASEIITELINEGFNIELVLADSLYGESSEFLEILNEYKLAYVVAIRSNHGVWLPASQSVRANKWCKFERTFSNLKSETRYIREIIYGKRRAITYWEITTDPETMPENSTSFIMTNLQGNLKKTLGDLYGLRTWVEYGFRQCKQELGWTDYRFTNFQHIEKWWEIIFSVYTMISLNSPAFLSLNQSHQVETKVQDSKPEHFSAHQQWNHQNGWKNTLNNLRLIVQPLFLFWLIYPWLDIFPNSDLLLGFNHLISAMNQFKPFYASG, from the coding sequence ATGGATGTAGAACTACAAATCCTAAAACATTTGCCAAGGGATGCCCAGCCAACAGTGGCAATAATAGATGAATATTGTGCAGAGTATAAAGACCAGTTCAAAGAAGTAAGGAATTATGAATGCTTCAAATATTTACATTTAGGGATAATTTCCCCAATAAAAAGAAAATCATTACCAGAAATAGCGAAAGTAGTAAGTATAAACTCGGCACAATCATTACATCATTTTATAGCCTATTCAGATTGGTCAGCACAAGAATTAAAGAGTCGAAGGTTAAATAAATTAAAGAAAGCATTAAATGGTCATGCGATAACCGTAGTAATAGATGAAACGGGAGATAGGAAAAAAGGTAAAAAGACAGATTATGTGGCAAGACAATATCTAGGGAGCGTAGGAAAAATAGATAATGGAATAGTATCAGTCAATGCTTATGGAGTTTATGAAAATATAACATTTCCATTAAGTTTCAAAGTATTTAAACCGAAGGGTACACTCAAAGAAGGAGATAAATATAAAACCAAAATAGAGTTAGCCTCAGAAATTATTACAGAATTAATTAATGAAGGCTTTAATATTGAACTGGTACTAGCGGATAGTTTATATGGTGAAAGTAGCGAATTCCTGGAAATACTCAATGAATATAAATTAGCTTATGTTGTAGCAATTAGAAGTAATCATGGAGTCTGGCTGCCAGCGTCGCAGAGCGTTAGAGCTAATAAATGGTGTAAATTCGAGAGAACATTTAGCAACCTGAAATCAGAAACTAGATATATCCGAGAAATAATTTATGGTAAAAGAAGAGCAATAACTTATTGGGAAATAACTACTGACCCAGAAACAATGCCGGAAAATTCTACTTCTTTTATCATGACTAATTTACAAGGGAACCTAAAGAAAACTTTAGGAGACCTTTATGGATTAAGAACATGGGTAGAATATGGGTTTCGCCAGTGTAAACAGGAATTAGGTTGGACAGATTATCGTTTTACTAATTTTCAGCATATTGAAAAATGGTGGGAAATTATTTTTTCGGTTTACACGATGATTAGTTTAAATTCTCCAGCCTTTTTATCCTTAAATCAATCTCATCAAGTTGAAACTAAAGTACAAGATAGCAAGCCTGAGCATTTTTCTGCTCATCAACAATGGAATCATCAAAATGGATGGAAGAATACTCTCAATAATCTTCGTTTAATTGTCCAACCTCTCTTTCTGTTTTGGCTGATTTATCCTTGGTTAGATATCTTTCCTAATTCTGATTTATTGCTGGGATTTAATCACCTAATTTCTGCAATGAATCAATTTAAACCCTTTTATGCTTCTGGATAA